ACAAGGAAGAACTGCGAACTTTGCTCGAACAATTTATTGCCAAGCATAACCAGACCTCCAAACCCTTTGTCTGGCGCAAGCGCGAAGTCAGGGGAACTCAGCTTCGCAATACAGTAATTAACTTATGCAACTAAGCACTAGCCGCTGTGGAATTATTTGGCCGACGATTTGCCGGTAGTCGCGCACCGTGTCAATTGTGTAGCTCACGCCGCCCCGCAAGGTTTCCTGCGCGTCCACCTCGTAGCGTGGCATGCCCGTTAGTGCGAGGCGGAGCATTTGCAGGCGGGCCTTGGCGGGCGCTGGTTCGTTGCCCGGTTTAAATGGTGACTGCGCCGCTGGAATGAAGCACAGCCGATCCAATCCAAACTCCTCCCCCGCTGCCTGAGCTACGAGCAAATGTCCGAGGTGGACGGGGTCGAAGGAGCCGCCGTAGAGGCCGAGTTTCATGTCAGCGTCCTACTTTGCCATCACCGTTCAAATCCTCCCCAAGGCGGCCTTCGAGCAGTTCCGTGAGGAGCCGCAGTTGAGCGCGGGTCGATTTGAGTTCTAGTTCGAGGTGGGTCACACGGTCATTCAAAGTATGCGCCCGCGAAGCAAGCGCCTTCGTCTCCTCATGCCGCCGTGAAATCTGACATTGTTGTAGCAAGTCCCAAAGCATGGTTGTTTTTACGCTGGGCCGCAGAAACTTGGAACTACAACTTCAGCACCATTTTTCACCCAGGTAAACTGCTTCTTGGCTGCGATCACATCAGTTGAGCACGCCACTCCTTCGGAAGCCGTTTGTTCAAGCACAACAAGTTCACCCTAT
The Verrucomicrobiota bacterium genome window above contains:
- a CDS encoding nicotinate-nicotinamide nucleotide adenylyltransferase — protein: MKLGLYGGSFDPVHLGHLLVAQAAGEEFGLDRLCFIPAAQSPFKPGNEPAPAKARLQMLRLALTGMPRYEVDAQETLRGGVSYTIDTVRDYRQIVGQIIPQRLVLSCIS